From the Chitinivibrionales bacterium genome, the window TCCTCACCCAATTATCCCCGCTGTCATCCGACCTGAACATGCCGCTGTCCGTTGCGGCGAATATCTGGTCCTGCTTGTTTACGGCAATCCTGTTTGTCTTAACGTATAGCCCGCCGATTTTGGGCCCTCCGGTCTGCTCAAAGTAGTTTGTTTGTGCAAACGCGGTAAAAACAAAACAAAGAGCAATGCCTAAGACTTCTGCAAGACGGAGATCGGGAAAATGACCCTTGGTTTTCAAAGATTTGTAATCCATGGTAAATCACTTTTCGTGAAAAGTTTCTTAAGATCTTTGTTCAACGTCCAGGAAACATGAGCCAGCGAATCATTTCATTATCAAAACCTTCTTGTAATATTGTTCCCTGCCTATTGACAACACTGCAAAGTAATTCCCGCTGGAAATCTCTTTTCCCGCGCCGCAGTTCCATTGCAACTGGTGCCTGCCCGAAGACGCGGACATGTCCCTGTGCTCCCAAATGGTCCGGCCTGAGTTGTCGATGATTTTCACAAAATATCCGTCAGATTTGTCCAGATACACGTTGAAAAGCACACCGGCTTTCGAAAGAGTCAAAAAGATCGGGGTGCGGTTGTCAAGGGCCAGGCCGCGTGCTGAAATCCCCACAACCGGTTGCACGGTAACCACAAGATACCTCGTGTCCGAGGCAGCGGTGTCTTTTGCAAGCCTGAAGGCCAGCGTATCCACACCGGCTTCAACCGGCATACCGAACACGCTGTCGGGACGTATAACATTGACCCAGGAAGGGTTTGCTGTGTCGGAAACGACAAAGACGTCCGCCACGCCGCTGGGATTGCAGATGGGAAATTTATACCTAAAGGAATCGCCCAGCGTCACAGTGATGGGAATGTATTGTGCGGGACAGGGTTGGTTGTAACCTTTATAAGAATAGGCCGTCGAGGTAATACTGCAAAAACGCGGGGTAATGACAGCGCAACCGGACGGATTTCCGATGCATGAATGTGCGCTGATATCGGTGATGGATGAAATGACAACGGAATGCGTGTCCAATGAGCTTGATTCGAGGAAGATGCCGGTGGCGGGATTGCCTGGGGGGCGTCCAAAATAACAGGAATCCCTCAAGCCAGCACCTTCTATTATATTGGATGAATCAATTTTCAATATACTGTAATTTGCATAAATCCCGTCTCCGCCATAACCATATGAAGTAAAAATGAAAGGGTTCACACAAGAGTAACCGCTGGATGTGTACCATGTAATCTCACCACATACAGGATTAATGCAATAACGATGTCTTCCGCCATAAATAACGCTTTTTATTATATCTATATGACTACAAAAGGTTAAAATTGGCGTGCCAGCTTTATTTGTATCCACATTAATACAATACGAATCTGAAAAAGGAATGGAATCCCAGCAATAAGGAGTGGCATCCAGTTTTCCTATCACCTGTAAATCTCTCAGCACAAGGGTGGAATTCTTTGCAAGGATAACGCCCTTTATTTTTGCCTGTGTTGCGCCCCCCTCGCCAAAGATATTGAGGCTTTTATTGGCAACATAGGTTGACTCGGCTATGCTATCGGTAACAAAAATAGTGTCGCCTAAAGCCGCAATATTCACAGCAGATTGCAGCGACTTGTATCGCTGCTGGGGGCCCACATGAAGAATCGCCGAAAAGCCCGGCGCAGCGAAAAGAAACAGGGTAATATTTATTGCACCTATAAAACCGGAAATAATAAAAGGTTTCATAGCATTTTCCTTGTTAAAGGATACTTTTTCCCGCATATTCAAACCATAGATCGGCATTTTATAATTTGGCTTTATCCTTATTATACACCCTTCCAGCCTCAATTACAAGCCTTCTGGAAAAAAGTGTTTTCTGGCAGAAATTCCTGTTATAGCAGGAGAGAGATACTATACAGTAGATACTCAATAAGATTACAATTAAACTACCGCAAAAGGCAGAATGAATGTGCAGCGGAATTGCCCTTGGAATATCAAAAAGGGTATATTATGAAATCTGCGAAGACAGCCGTAATTTGCGCAAATTAATTTACTTTTTTTACACCTGTTGATTGTAACTAATTAATTATTGTTTGTGGTTGCAGGCAGGAGATTATATACTATATCCATGCTTCAAAAGCCTTCGCTGCCGCGATTATATCCCTGGTATGTGCTCTGCGTACTAGGTTTTCTTTTAAGTCCATACGTGCCATGGATACTGGTAGCTTATTCCCTATGGCAAAACACCCGGACAAAGGCTTTTTCCGCTGCTGTACTTCTCAATCTTGCCGCGTCAGCACTTATTTATCTGTTTTGCAGGTACGCTGCATTACCTTGGTGTGATCTGGCTGTTTTTCTCATTCTGCTGAATATTACATGGTCTTTGGCAGCCGCACTCTTTCAGCGATGGACATTAGGGCCTGCAGCTCCGTTCTTCAAGCACCTCGCTTCACGCCATTTTTTCGGGCACATGGTCATTTCACTATGGGTTGCCCTGCTCATGGTTTGTTGCATCGGATTCACGGTTTCTCTGTTCACCATGTTCAGCGAATCCGCAGTTCTTGCCGAAAAAGGATTCGACAGGATTTCAATTCTCTGGGGGGCGTTTCATGGCGTTCTTCTGGCAATACCGTTCGGCATCATTGCCGTGTTCGGCGTGGCCGGCATGGGCAAGAAATTGCGGCCGTTGGATCTTATAACGGCAATCGCAGGCTGCGCCTGTTCCTTTGGCGTCATTTTTCTGGCAGTATATGGTTTCAACGCCCTTGTGTCGGGCGACTTTGTCCCCGCCGGAATAAGCCTGGAACAGATCATTCCCCGCGGCGATATTTCTCCCATGCGATGGCTGCTGGAGTACGATACCATAGAACTGTGGTGCCTTATCGTGGTTCTTGCGCTCTTCTTTTGCGGCATCGCATCTTTTAGCCAGTTTTTTAAGCGGCTTGGGATTGTTTTCATAAGCCTTTTCTGGCTCTTTCCGACATTTTATGCAGAGCCGTCGTTTTCTCCACAGCTTCAGAAACGGATTGTTTCGGACTTGTCAAATCCGGATAAAAAAGTTCGGGTGGAGGCAAACCGGGCGCTTGGACGATTCCTCTCCGTTTATCCAGGGCATTCACATTGGTGCGCTCTTGCCCTGCGCAATGCGGATTTGTGGTATGAAGCCGGCCGTTTGGACCGGGCAAGGGAGATGTGGCAAAAAATAATCGCAAAAGGAAATCCAAAGGGTAAAGACGCGAAACAGGTTTGTCTTGCGGCAGAAGCTCTTGCCGGCACTGCCGGCAGCGCGCCGGCTGATTCATTCGTCATCAGCGTTCCGCTCATCGGCTACGAAGAATACCTGGATGAAACCTGGATGGCGTTCATGAACATCATCCAGTACTGGGAGCATTCGACGCTGGGCGAATCGAAAACAAAGCTGAGGCTCAAGCCCTTTTCCGAAAAAGACAATTCCATCTCCCTTGCAAAAAGCCCTTCATCGGCAGTGCTTGACGATATTGCGCGATCATGGGGATACCGGGTTTCATATATTCCCGTATCGTCAATGTCAGTGAAAGCAGTGATCCGCGAGAAATTTCCCTTGCTATACCCGGTGTTTTCCGTGCCTGCCCTCTGTTTCGGTTACGAGGAGCGGCGCTCCCGGCTTTATACCTACGGATTCTCGCGGCTTTCCCGGCAGTCGCGCTTGAAAGAGCCCAGCGCCGGCGACATCATGGCTCCCGATTCGCTTAAAGCAAATCGTTCCCAGCGCCTTCTCCGGGTGGCGCTCGAATGCAGGAACGACAGGAACCTGCGCCAGCTTGATTCGCTTGTCAACGGTTATTCGGAACCGGTGGCCATGGTCATCCATCCGGATTCTCTTCACGATGCGCTCGCGCGCTGCTGCGGAATGAGGCCGGAAAGGCTCGATTCAATCAGCGAAGGTTTCCGCTCAATCCTCATCGGGCTCGATTATCTCGACAAAGACAATCCCCAAAAGGCGCTGTCATGGTTCGGCCGCGCGCGCTCTTATGACCCGGGACCGTTTGCCCGCTTCGGAGAATATCTTTGCTATTTGCAGTGGAAAGATCAGCGCGCAGCCGTCCTCGGAAACCTCAGGCTCGACAAATATTTCGCACCGCTCGCGAGATACAACGATGCTTTTTCCTCTTCAAGGATGAAGCGGCATCTTGATTCGTGCGGTGTGCTTTTTGAAAAAACGCGCATCGGCGGATATCTTCCCGGCCCTATCAGCGGACGCTATCTTGAAACCATCCACCTCAGTTCCGGCCCCGAGCGCCGTGCGGGGATCGCATGGGTCCAGCGCGAACTCGCGCTGAACCCCGGGAATACGGCGCGGTGGAGCTGGCTCAACGAAGCTGCCGCATGGGAGGGCGACAGCGCCCTGCAGGTGAAAGCGTGCAGCAGCTTTGTAAACCTCGATCCCGACAATGTGCAAATGCGCCTTACACTCGCAAGGCTCCTGGTGCGGCTCGGAGACATTGACAAGGCGGACAAGGTCATCGTCTCCATAGGAGCCGATTCGGTCATCGCAAACCCCGATTACCTCTTCTGCCTCGGCGCCGTTGCCGAGCACAAGGGATCATTCAAGGAAGCGGAACGCCTGTACAAGACCTGCTGCGACATGCGGCGTTACGACGCGCAGAATTTCATCGCGCATGCCCGCGTTTTTACCAAACTCGGCAAGGCCGAGGAAGCCAAAAAAGACCTTGCCTGGGCGGAAATCATATCTCCCGCGGCCGCGCAGTCGCCCGCAGCTGAGGAACCGGATGAGCAAACAGGAAAATAACACGCTGTTCAGCCGGGGATGGCTCATCCCGCTTTCACTCCTTGCCGGCACCGCCTGCGCAGGAGGGGCGGCATCGCTTTTTCTGATCAGATACTCGTTGAAGAAAAAAGCAATTTCCGTCGCGCTGGCATCGTTCCTTTTTGAGGCCGTGTTCCTCGGCTTCATCCTTTTCTGGAGCGTGAAATGGTATTGGGCCGCGATCACGGTGTATGCCGTGCACGCCTGCACCGGCCTTGCCCTTCTGGGCCTGGTGCGCGCTTGGTCTAAGGAAGCATCAGCCGGAGTAAAAATGCATCCCTTTGCCAGGCCCGGTCTGCAAAAGGAGTTTATCGGCGCACTCGGCGGCCTGGTAATCGTGGGCGCCGTTGCGCCCGCCGTCGTGGCCATGTACTTGCTGCTCGCCGACCGGCTTTTTGCCGAATACTTGCCCATTGGCATTGACAATTCAGACATGCTGACCTGGGTCTTTTTTCTTATCGGTTCCGCCATGCTCTCGGGCGCAGCCGGCGGGTTCATTTACATACGGGTAAAGCCCTCCATGTCCATACGCCAGATGTTCATCGGCCTTGCCTCGTTTCTTTTTTCGTTCATGACGTTCTGGTTCTGGCTTGAGCTGTTCATCGCCGTTCCCTCGTTCCAGGCCGCCGCCACGCAGGGACACAGCGGCGCTTCGGGCGTGGGGACCATCACGCTTCTGCAATGGCTGCTAGGTTCCTGGCTGTCCATCATCGTCACGGTGTACATGACCGGGCCGCACTGCGGCCTTGCCCAGGCCGCACGGTGGGCGCAGGTGTTTGTCCTGCACATGCTGACCGCGCTCATCATCTGCCTTTCGTGGGGGTTTTCGGCCGACCTTTTTCTTGCCTTGGGCATATCCTTTGAGCGACACGCGGCCGTCAAGCTTGCCCTCGCCTGCTATGAGCGCGGGCTCACTAAAAAACCCGACAAGCAGGCCGCGTCATGGCTCCAGTACCGCGTGGCGCTGCTGTACCGTAAAAGCGGCGACATCAACCGCGCCCAGGAAGGGTTCAGGCGCGTCGTCGCCACGTATCACGAAGACCCCGAGCTCGTTAAGCAGGCCGGCTACTTTGTCAAGCGGCTCGACGAATTCCCGCAGAAAAAACGCGTCGTGCTCCCGGGGGTGGAAACGCGCACGCTGTACCGCGGCACGTACTGCGTACCCAATTCCATGGCGCTTGTCATGCGCTATTGGGGTAAAAAGATCAGCGCGCGGCGCATCGGCACCGCCATCACCGGCCTGAGCTCCGGCACCTATCCGGTCGATCAGGCATGGTTCGCCTACGACCTCGGCATGCGGCACGATTTTCTGCCCCTCGCGACGCTCGACGACATCAAACGCTGCATCGACGCGGGGTTCCCGGTGCTCGTGTATGTTCCTTCCCACGCGCTGGTGCTGTTCGGCTACGATGATGCGCTCTCGACGTTCGTCACCTACGACGTGGCCACCAACGAAATCTGGACCGACTACATCCAGCGCGATTTCGTTCGCTCCTGGAAACGCCAGGCTTCCACGCTCGTGCTCATCTATCCCCCGGAGGCGTCCGCCAAACTGCCGGTTGACATCCGGGAGCGATGCCGGCGGGCGAGCGGCGAATACATCCATTACCAGGTGCAGTTCTTCGACACGCTCCAGCCGCCCCATACCATTGCGCACCTACGTGCGGCTGCGGGAAAAAAAGGCGAGTTTTTTCTCCCCGCCGCCACCTTGTACATCGATTATCCCGGGCTGCGCGATTCCCTGTCTCATTGGTTCGATTCGAGCGTCGTCGCATCGAACATTTATAATTTTTTCAGCCGCGACTACGACGAGGGGGTTCACTTGTGGGGGCATATCCACGAAGAGAATTGGGCAATGCCCGACTGGGCGTTCCGCTACGGCGTCCGCTACCTTCTCGCGCATAACATGTATGCCAATGCCGAGAGCCTCGTCACGGCAATAGAAAACAAGGGTACCGTGAGCGCCATGATGCGCTCAACGGCCGCGATCGCCGAGTTCGCACAAGGAAAAATCGCCGCCGGAATCGAGAGCCTCGAACGGAGCAACAGTCCCGCCTACTGCCTGTACCACGGCCTTGCCTGCGAAAAACTCCGTAAAAAAACCGAGTCGTTGAAATATTACCGGCTCGCGGTGCAGGAATCATTCAGCACTGATTTCGAGGAGGACGCCGAATACGACTACAGTGGCTACAATTATACCAACAAGGAAAACAACGTTGACGATCTCGGCTACCCTGCCATTTTCATCGCGAGCGACCGCTTGTGCGAGCTTGCCGACCCCGCCTCCATCGGAGAAAACCTGGTAAAAACCTGGGAATCGTGGACGCGCGACATGCCCTACGATACCGCGGTGACCTCAATGCTCGTCGGTGTTTACAACAGGCACATCGCAAAGCTGGCGAAAAAAGACGAGCCGTATGTTTATGCGAACCTGGTGGAGAAGAGGGATTTGATGGTGAAGAGGCTATTGCAATACAGAAAAAAGTAACCTACCTATTTTTTTTATTTCATATTTTTTTTCATGCAAGGGAAGGCTCTCTCCCTGGAAATCATTTCAACCATAGATGAATTCCCTTTTCTATTCAAGATTATGCCTTTTGTCAATAATGCCTTTGCTTTTCCAGTGCAATAGATATTGGGGTAGCTATAGCCTTGGCGATGAAGCGACCTTATTATCTTCGCAAGGAACAAAATTAGTTGCAGATAGAGGAAGCCATTATAACCTTGATGTGCGGGTTTCATTAAAAGGCCCATTGAAGGCCATAATTTTAAATGACTCAATGCTTGCAGACAATAATAGGGCAAAACGTACAGGTTTCTACAGATATCGTATTTTGACTTTTCATAAAATAGCAAGTGGCTCAACCGAACTTCTCATTACTTGGCACGACAAAACTTTGTCTTTACCTCTTATTTTTGCTGATTCCAGCGTACAAACAGGCGATGCTTATGTGAAAAGGCGCAGATATTCCACCGAACTTTCCTTTCTTGAATACCTTTTTTTTCCACCCGTCATTTCAGAAATACCGCAAGAGATTTTTGTAAGAATGCTCTGGAAGACAACAAGTAAAGGTTAACAAAAATCCACTTTTATTGTCCCTTCCATTGGCAACTCATGCATTTGCACGTTCCGATTCAATGTCCGATCGGCGCCACAAACGCTCGTTGACTAACTGGAATTTCGCCGCCGCGTTAGGCGGACTGGAGTGGTGCGATAGAGCGCATTGTCGGCCGACCCTGGCCGAAGGCCATCGAGCGGCCCGGCAACGAGGCGGACAGCCGAGCCCGGAAGGAGGCCGACCTCCGGTTGCGTTTCAACGCAATCGGAGGTAACGCCCAATAAATTTAAAATTATTTAACGAGAACCGGATTTTGCCGGCACGTCCCAGGTCCTCACAAACCTATATTCCAGCGGATCAACACAATCTTCCCTTACCTTAACAGTAAACGCCCTTGCATTTCCGCCGCTGTCAAACTCAAAAACCGGATAGCTCTTGCCGAAATACCGGTCGCGCCAGGTGCACACCATGGTGTCGGCCCTGAGGCACATGAGCGGGCCCTGAAGGCCCAGGTGCGCCTTCAGGTGCATGATGCATTCGCGTCCCGACTTGAAAATCGCGGCCGCGCCGTACAGGTCGTTGTAATAGCTCCCGTAAAGGCGTTCCGGTTTCGCAATCATGGTGATCGGGTGGCCTTTCGATCGTTCCGGGCGCTGCTCGGCTTTCCATTGCTCATGGAGGATCGAGCTCCAGTCGCGCGACGGTATGTTCAGATAACCGTCGAGGATTTCGTAGAAGAGCGCATCATGGAGCTTGTGGTTGTCAAGGTTCGAAAGCACGACGATGCCGAGCCGCTCGTCGGGGACGAAGCCGATGCGGCACAGCATGCCGTCCACCCCGCCGCCGTGGTACACGAGCAGCCGCCCGTAATAATCCTCGAGCATCCAGCCGAGTCCGTAGGCCGTGAAATTCGTGCCTGCGAAAAGGTCCTTGTCCCGTCCCGTGCGCGGCATGAGCATCTGCGGCGTTCTGGTTTCCAGGATTACGGTTGAGTCAACGACCACTGCTCCGCTGCGACGGCCGTGGTTGAGCTGCATCAGCAGCCACCGTGCGAGGTCGTCCGCGGACGCGATGATGGCGCCGGCGGCGCCGATGTTGTCGAGCATCCGGTAGGTGATCGGGGAAACCCGCGAATCGAACACGGTGTGCGGATCCGCGACATTGTACAGCCCCGAAAGCTCCCGCACCGACGTCTTCGCGTGCGACATGCCCAGCGGTTCGAAAAACCGTTTTTTCACCAGCACGCTCCACGGCGTCTGCGTGACGGTCGAAGCTACCTTGCCCGCAACCAGGTACATGAGATTTGAATATCCGAAGGTACTGCGCAGCGGCCACGCGGGCCTGAGAAACCGCAGCCTCGCGATGATGGTGTCGTCGCCGTACTGCGAGCCGTACCATAATAGGTCGCCGTTCCATTGTCCAAAGCCGCAGCGGTGGCACAGCAGGTCGCGCACCGTGACGCCGCGCGTGGCGCACTCGTCATAAAGCTTGAACGCGGGCAGCAGCTTCGACACCGTGTCGTCCCACGAA encodes:
- a CDS encoding C39 family peptidase — its product is MSKQENNTLFSRGWLIPLSLLAGTACAGGAASLFLIRYSLKKKAISVALASFLFEAVFLGFILFWSVKWYWAAITVYAVHACTGLALLGLVRAWSKEASAGVKMHPFARPGLQKEFIGALGGLVIVGAVAPAVVAMYLLLADRLFAEYLPIGIDNSDMLTWVFFLIGSAMLSGAAGGFIYIRVKPSMSIRQMFIGLASFLFSFMTFWFWLELFIAVPSFQAAATQGHSGASGVGTITLLQWLLGSWLSIIVTVYMTGPHCGLAQAARWAQVFVLHMLTALIICLSWGFSADLFLALGISFERHAAVKLALACYERGLTKKPDKQAASWLQYRVALLYRKSGDINRAQEGFRRVVATYHEDPELVKQAGYFVKRLDEFPQKKRVVLPGVETRTLYRGTYCVPNSMALVMRYWGKKISARRIGTAITGLSSGTYPVDQAWFAYDLGMRHDFLPLATLDDIKRCIDAGFPVLVYVPSHALVLFGYDDALSTFVTYDVATNEIWTDYIQRDFVRSWKRQASTLVLIYPPEASAKLPVDIRERCRRASGEYIHYQVQFFDTLQPPHTIAHLRAAAGKKGEFFLPAATLYIDYPGLRDSLSHWFDSSVVASNIYNFFSRDYDEGVHLWGHIHEENWAMPDWAFRYGVRYLLAHNMYANAESLVTAIENKGTVSAMMRSTAAIAEFAQGKIAAGIESLERSNSPAYCLYHGLACEKLRKKTESLKYYRLAVQESFSTDFEEDAEYDYSGYNYTNKENNVDDLGYPAIFIASDRLCELADPASIGENLVKTWESWTRDMPYDTAVTSMLVGVYNRHIAKLAKKDEPYVYANLVEKRDLMVKRLLQYRKK
- a CDS encoding serine hydrolase domain-containing protein yields the protein MDGTLMRKLLLPVLVLCCQASFASPLPFSLDSCVKACMEEWKVPGVAIAIVKDDSVVTCRGYGVCREGESRPVNGVTVFAIGSATKAFTAAVIGTLVKEGKLSWDDTVSKLLPAFKLYDECATRGVTVRDLLCHRCGFGQWNGDLLWYGSQYGDDTIIARLRFLRPAWPLRSTFGYSNLMYLVAGKVASTVTQTPWSVLVKKRFFEPLGMSHAKTSVRELSGLYNVADPHTVFDSRVSPITYRMLDNIGAAGAIIASADDLARWLLMQLNHGRRSGAVVVDSTVILETRTPQMLMPRTGRDKDLFAGTNFTAYGLGWMLEDYYGRLLVYHGGGVDGMLCRIGFVPDERLGIVVLSNLDNHKLHDALFYEILDGYLNIPSRDWSSILHEQWKAEQRPERSKGHPITMIAKPERLYGSYYNDLYGAAAIFKSGRECIMHLKAHLGLQGPLMCLRADTMVCTWRDRYFGKSYPVFEFDSGGNARAFTVKVREDCVDPLEYRFVRTWDVPAKSGSR